From the Martelella mediterranea DSM 17316 genome, one window contains:
- a CDS encoding inositol monophosphatase family protein: protein MSQAAKSADKQIIDRAELCLSIAQSAGRIALDGFRRRESEEIAMKGSQDFLTETDAAVEAHLKARLAEALPEDEFLGEETGGAVSGRSVWVVDPIDGTANFARGIPHFCISIAYVRDGITEIGAIYAPATKELWFARRGAGATCNDRPIHVAGTRSFSAACLELGWSNRRPQKDYLTVMNRLLDYGANVRRAASGALGLAYVADGRSDGYAELHMNAWDCLAGLLLVEEAGGRVSDLPADGLGQGGPVLAVVPALASEVSAATGIPLASLSNETDRARMIA from the coding sequence ATGAGCCAAGCAGCCAAATCAGCAGACAAGCAGATCATCGATCGTGCCGAGCTGTGCCTTTCCATTGCCCAAAGCGCCGGCCGGATCGCGCTCGACGGTTTCCGCCGCCGCGAATCCGAAGAGATCGCGATGAAGGGATCGCAGGACTTCCTGACCGAGACCGACGCCGCCGTTGAAGCCCACCTGAAAGCACGCCTCGCCGAAGCCTTGCCGGAAGACGAATTCCTCGGCGAGGAAACCGGCGGCGCGGTTTCCGGACGCTCGGTCTGGGTCGTCGACCCGATCGACGGCACCGCCAACTTTGCCCGCGGAATCCCGCATTTCTGCATTTCGATCGCCTATGTGCGTGACGGCATTACCGAGATCGGCGCGATCTACGCTCCCGCGACGAAGGAGCTGTGGTTTGCCCGGCGCGGCGCGGGCGCGACCTGCAACGATCGGCCGATCCATGTCGCCGGAACCCGCAGCTTCTCCGCCGCCTGCCTGGAGCTCGGCTGGAGCAACCGCCGCCCGCAGAAGGATTATCTGACGGTCATGAACCGCTTGCTCGATTACGGCGCGAATGTCCGCCGCGCCGCCTCCGGCGCGCTGGGGCTTGCCTATGTTGCCGATGGCCGCTCGGACGGTTATGCCGAGCTGCACATGAATGCCTGGGATTGCCTCGCCGGACTGCTGCTGGTCGAGGAGGCCGGCGGCCGGGTCAGCGACCTGCCGGCAGATGGCCTCGGCCAGGGCGGCCCCGTGCTGGCCGTCGTGCCGGCGCTGGCCTCGGAAGTCAGCGCCGCGACCGGCATTCCGCTGGCATCGCTTTCGAACGAAACAGATCGCGCAAGGATGATCGCATGA
- a CDS encoding inositol monophosphatase family protein, with product MTAIAETAIPSPARLRDVAETVARAAGTPLTQVFRADMAVDYKVDLHDPVTVHDKRTEATIREHLLTEVPQSAIVGEEGGEIGKGPVKWFVDPIDGTSNFAAGLAFWCVSIGAVVDGKIVAGAVYDPMSDTMFSADSDGAFVNGAPLRCPEARDEARATLITGYPVQRDFRLEGREAALAGLGDLISAFSCLRRPGSAALSLCHVAAGWADAAAGFGVNAWDVTAAILILERAGGSYRPLTLGKQPDGAPAHHCPGYVAHGPGSRFPTLDRVADAIDFRRRASAMAPAL from the coding sequence ATGACCGCCATCGCCGAAACCGCGATCCCCTCCCCCGCCCGCCTGCGCGACGTCGCCGAAACCGTGGCGCGCGCGGCCGGAACACCGCTGACCCAGGTGTTTCGCGCCGACATGGCCGTGGACTACAAGGTCGACCTGCACGATCCGGTGACGGTGCATGACAAGCGCACCGAGGCAACAATCCGCGAGCATCTTCTGACCGAAGTCCCGCAGTCGGCCATTGTCGGCGAGGAAGGCGGCGAGATCGGCAAGGGGCCGGTCAAGTGGTTCGTCGATCCGATCGACGGCACCTCGAATTTCGCCGCGGGCCTTGCCTTCTGGTGCGTCTCGATCGGGGCCGTGGTCGATGGGAAGATCGTCGCCGGCGCTGTCTACGATCCGATGTCCGACACGATGTTTTCCGCCGATAGCGACGGCGCCTTTGTCAACGGCGCGCCGCTCCGCTGCCCTGAAGCCCGCGACGAGGCGCGCGCGACGCTGATTACCGGTTATCCGGTGCAGCGCGATTTCCGCCTTGAAGGCCGCGAGGCGGCATTGGCCGGGCTCGGCGATCTGATCTCCGCCTTCTCCTGCCTGCGCCGGCCCGGCAGCGCGGCGCTCAGCCTCTGCCATGTCGCGGCAGGCTGGGCGGATGCGGCGGCCGGTTTCGGCGTCAACGCCTGGGACGTCACCGCCGCGATCCTGATCCTGGAACGCGCCGGTGGCAGCTACCGCCCGCTGACGCTCGGCAAACAGCCGGACGGCGCGCCGGCGCATCATTGCCCGGGTTACGTCGCCCACGGCCCCGGCAGCCGCTTTCCGACGCTCGACCGGGTCGCAGACGCCATCGATTTCCGCCGCCGCGCAAGCGCCATGGCCCCGGCGCTATGA
- a CDS encoding ABC transporter substrate-binding protein: protein MKRLTQMQTSITALALAAALATPALAQDFNLDALVEAAKGEPQLTVYDSTGKIVEMAEAFSDKYGIDAIGQKVSATSQLEMVIRESQAGNVQGDVLMITDAPAALAQLIPENFIYNYLPPDMAEVIPESYQDPLTVTTNANVFAYNTEVHDACPVDNIWALTDPEWNRRFAMIDPLSKSSYTDWFSQMESHHDDEIRAAYEAHYGKPLETEFDSATKAWVAAIGANAPLVTEGDDNTSAAVGAPGQEKPFIGLMSSAKFRDVADKGYAMAICDTLEPWVGWTYSKLALIATGTDSPNAAKLFVHYVLTEEGIAPQMVDGKVPTNTTIAMPADEPSGIVDLWDNLQAYDSTTGLEDWDTRQDWQDFWRIHYSR from the coding sequence ATGAAGAGATTGACCCAGATGCAAACGAGCATCACCGCCCTGGCACTCGCCGCCGCGTTGGCAACGCCGGCCCTTGCACAGGATTTCAACCTCGATGCGCTTGTCGAGGCGGCAAAGGGAGAGCCGCAGCTCACCGTCTATGACAGCACCGGCAAGATCGTCGAGATGGCCGAGGCCTTCTCCGACAAGTACGGCATCGACGCCATCGGCCAGAAGGTCAGCGCGACCTCGCAGCTCGAAATGGTGATCCGGGAATCGCAGGCCGGCAACGTTCAGGGCGACGTTCTGATGATCACCGACGCCCCGGCGGCGCTGGCCCAGTTGATACCGGAAAATTTCATCTACAACTACCTGCCGCCCGACATGGCCGAGGTTATCCCGGAAAGCTATCAGGACCCGTTGACGGTGACCACGAATGCCAATGTGTTCGCCTATAATACCGAGGTCCATGATGCCTGCCCGGTGGACAACATCTGGGCGCTGACGGACCCGGAATGGAACCGTCGCTTCGCCATGATCGACCCGCTTTCGAAGTCGAGCTACACCGACTGGTTCAGCCAGATGGAAAGCCATCACGACGACGAGATCCGGGCCGCCTACGAGGCACACTACGGCAAGCCGCTCGAAACCGAGTTCGACAGCGCCACCAAGGCCTGGGTCGCGGCCATCGGGGCGAACGCGCCGCTGGTGACCGAAGGCGACGACAACACCTCCGCCGCCGTCGGCGCGCCCGGTCAGGAGAAGCCGTTCATCGGACTGATGTCTTCCGCCAAGTTCCGCGACGTCGCGGACAAGGGCTATGCGATGGCCATTTGCGACACGCTGGAGCCCTGGGTCGGCTGGACCTATTCCAAGCTGGCGCTGATCGCGACCGGCACCGACAGCCCGAACGCGGCCAAGCTGTTCGTGCACTACGTCCTGACCGAGGAAGGCATCGCGCCGCAGATGGTTGACGGCAAGGTGCCGACCAACACCACGATCGCCATGCCCGCGGACGAGCCATCCGGCATCGTCGACCTTTGGGACAACCTGCAGGCCTATGATTCCACGACCGGCCTGGAAGACTGGGACACCCGCCAGGACTGGCAGGATTTCTGGCGCATCCACTACAGCCGCTGA
- a CDS encoding ABC transporter substrate-binding protein has product MMLKATGAIALCLTAMGAQAEEFDLDVLIEAAKGEPQLTVFDSTGKIVTMAENFSAKYGVDAVGQKVKAHAQLEMMAREAMAGNVQGDVSIISDAPAAIAELLPNDFAVSWVPPDLADAIEARYQDPLVVVTMANVWTYNTELYDTCPVSNVWELTQPEWHGKVAMQDPLNKSVYTDWFNQMESHGNDALAAAYADFFGKPIDTSEQSATEQWVAMLAANAPLLGSSDSNAAEAVGAPGQKEGFMGLMSSAKYRDNADSGYKLGLCKGIEPWLGFTNAGVGLIAAGTDSPNAAKLFIHYVMTAEGIAPQADDGKKSANTEVSLPDDEPSGIGAAWDQLLTYDLSTAAEDYDTRQDWQDFWRLNYSR; this is encoded by the coding sequence ATGATGTTGAAAGCCACCGGCGCGATCGCCCTTTGCCTGACGGCTATGGGCGCTCAGGCCGAGGAATTCGATCTCGACGTGCTGATCGAGGCGGCGAAGGGAGAGCCGCAACTGACCGTGTTCGACAGCACCGGCAAGATCGTGACCATGGCGGAGAACTTTTCCGCGAAATACGGCGTTGACGCGGTCGGCCAGAAGGTCAAGGCCCACGCTCAACTCGAAATGATGGCGCGCGAGGCGATGGCCGGAAACGTGCAGGGCGACGTCTCGATCATCTCGGATGCGCCGGCGGCAATTGCAGAACTATTGCCCAACGACTTCGCGGTGAGCTGGGTGCCGCCGGACCTCGCCGACGCGATCGAGGCGCGTTACCAGGACCCGCTGGTCGTGGTCACCATGGCCAATGTCTGGACCTATAACACCGAGCTCTATGATACCTGCCCGGTCTCGAATGTCTGGGAACTGACGCAGCCGGAATGGCACGGCAAGGTCGCCATGCAGGACCCGCTGAACAAGTCGGTCTACACCGACTGGTTCAACCAGATGGAATCCCATGGCAATGACGCGCTCGCCGCCGCCTATGCGGACTTCTTCGGCAAGCCGATCGACACCTCAGAGCAAAGCGCGACCGAGCAATGGGTCGCCATGCTGGCGGCCAACGCGCCGCTTCTGGGCAGCTCCGACAGCAACGCGGCGGAGGCAGTGGGCGCGCCCGGCCAGAAGGAAGGTTTCATGGGCCTGATGAGTTCGGCCAAGTACCGCGACAATGCGGATTCCGGCTACAAGCTCGGCCTCTGCAAGGGCATTGAGCCCTGGCTCGGCTTCACCAATGCCGGCGTCGGCCTGATCGCCGCCGGTACCGACAGCCCGAACGCGGCGAAGCTTTTCATCCACTACGTGATGACGGCCGAAGGCATTGCTCCGCAGGCCGACGACGGCAAGAAGTCCGCCAATACCGAGGTGTCCCTGCCCGACGACGAGCCTTCGGGCATCGGCGCCGCCTGGGACCAGTTGCTGACCTACGACCTTTCCACCGCCGCCGAGGACTACGACACCCGGCAGGACTGGCAGGATTTCTGGCGCCTGAACTACAGCCGATAG
- a CDS encoding ABC transporter substrate-binding protein, whose product MTIKLKTTTALVALAIGIALGGAATAEESDFDLDALVEAARAEPPITVYAVTGKIVRTAEAFTEAYGVEATGKKVNEADQIDLMIREYQAGNIVGDLSVAADVGSIMAQLIPEGIVTSWLPPDLAGNIPEGQQDPLVVVSDPHVWAYSTEAYDACPVDNIWALTEPEWHGKVAMLDPLVKPNYADWFNQLETHHDDAMAEAYEAHFGKPIDRSEESATQQWVRMYGENAPLLGDSTSVAEAVGAVGQAEPFFGIMSTAKFRSNESGETALGICGGMQPFAGWLYPGLAVMASGTDSPNAAKLFVHYLLSEEGIAPMSVDGKVSSNAAVPANPEEVSGVADYMDELMVYDTATAAEDFDKRQDWQDFWRIHYSR is encoded by the coding sequence TTGACGATCAAACTGAAAACCACCACTGCGCTTGTCGCCCTGGCCATCGGCATCGCGCTGGGAGGCGCGGCAACGGCCGAGGAAAGTGACTTCGATCTCGACGCCCTCGTCGAGGCCGCACGCGCCGAACCGCCGATCACCGTCTATGCGGTCACCGGCAAGATCGTGCGCACCGCCGAGGCCTTCACCGAGGCCTACGGCGTCGAGGCCACCGGCAAGAAAGTGAACGAGGCCGACCAGATCGACCTGATGATCCGCGAATACCAAGCCGGCAACATTGTCGGCGATCTGAGCGTTGCCGCCGATGTCGGCTCGATCATGGCGCAGTTGATCCCGGAAGGCATCGTCACTAGCTGGCTGCCGCCGGACCTTGCGGGCAACATTCCAGAAGGCCAGCAGGACCCGCTGGTCGTGGTCTCGGACCCGCATGTCTGGGCCTATTCCACCGAGGCCTATGATGCCTGCCCGGTCGACAATATCTGGGCTCTGACCGAGCCGGAATGGCACGGCAAGGTCGCCATGCTCGACCCGCTGGTGAAGCCCAACTACGCCGACTGGTTCAACCAGCTCGAGACCCATCACGACGACGCCATGGCGGAGGCCTACGAGGCCCATTTCGGCAAGCCGATCGATCGGTCGGAGGAAAGCGCAACCCAGCAATGGGTGCGGATGTATGGCGAGAACGCGCCGCTTCTGGGCGACAGCACGTCGGTGGCTGAAGCCGTGGGCGCGGTCGGGCAGGCAGAACCATTCTTCGGTATCATGTCCACCGCCAAGTTCCGCTCCAACGAGAGCGGCGAAACCGCGCTCGGCATTTGCGGCGGCATGCAGCCCTTTGCCGGCTGGCTCTATCCGGGTCTCGCCGTGATGGCTTCCGGCACCGACAGCCCGAACGCGGCGAAGCTGTTCGTCCACTACCTGCTCAGCGAAGAGGGCATCGCGCCGATGTCGGTCGACGGCAAGGTCTCGTCCAACGCCGCCGTGCCGGCCAATCCGGAGGAGGTATCGGGTGTCGCGGACTACATGGACGAATTGATGGTGTACGACACCGCCACCGCGGCGGAAGACTTCGACAAACGCCAGGACTGGCAGGACTTCTGGCGTATTCACTACAGCCGATAA
- a CDS encoding ABC transporter ATP-binding protein: protein MPGITLKNIKKSYGAYEAIHQLDLSVADGEFLCLLGPSGCGKTTTLRMIAGLENLSSGELAVGDRVVDCPETATFIAPEKRGMGLVFQSYALWPHLTIEQNVEFGLKLRKVAKAERQKRTAEVMEALGIGKYGKRYPSQLSGGQQQRVALARMLAVNPSVLLLDEPLSNLDARLRLEMRAELKRIHTQFSTTIVFVTHDQWEAMTLADTIAVMNEGTLQQLGTPDDIYERPANRFVAEFVGSPPINILDFERKDELVQTVMRFLARRHPEISGIGSVGIRPEAISLVAGKDDLADSDFGAPARVAAILPTGGSWIIELETGNEVIFMNTHVAPDVREGDRMYFRVPARALNVFDARGDRIRAADEVLAAAAA, encoded by the coding sequence ATGCCGGGAATTACGCTGAAGAACATCAAGAAGAGCTACGGCGCCTATGAGGCGATCCACCAACTGGACCTTTCGGTCGCCGATGGAGAGTTCCTCTGCCTGCTCGGCCCCTCGGGTTGCGGCAAGACCACGACGCTCAGGATGATCGCGGGGCTGGAGAACCTCTCCAGCGGCGAACTGGCCGTGGGCGACCGCGTCGTCGACTGCCCCGAGACGGCCACCTTCATCGCGCCCGAAAAGCGCGGCATGGGGCTGGTGTTCCAGAGCTACGCGCTGTGGCCGCACCTGACCATCGAGCAGAATGTCGAATTCGGCCTCAAGCTGCGCAAAGTGGCCAAGGCCGAGCGCCAGAAGCGCACCGCCGAGGTGATGGAGGCGCTCGGCATCGGCAAGTACGGCAAACGCTACCCCTCGCAGCTTTCGGGCGGCCAGCAGCAGCGCGTGGCGCTCGCCCGCATGCTGGCGGTGAACCCGAGCGTGCTGCTTCTCGACGAACCGCTGTCGAACCTCGACGCCCGCCTGCGCCTTGAAATGCGGGCGGAACTGAAGCGCATCCACACCCAGTTCTCGACCACCATCGTGTTCGTCACCCACGACCAGTGGGAAGCGATGACGCTTGCCGACACGATCGCGGTGATGAACGAGGGCACGCTGCAGCAATTGGGCACACCGGACGACATCTACGAGCGACCCGCAAACCGCTTCGTCGCCGAATTCGTGGGCTCGCCGCCGATCAACATCCTCGACTTCGAGCGCAAGGACGAACTGGTCCAGACCGTGATGCGCTTTCTTGCCAGGCGTCATCCCGAGATTTCCGGCATCGGCTCGGTCGGTATCCGGCCCGAGGCGATTTCGCTGGTCGCCGGCAAGGACGACCTCGCCGACAGCGATTTCGGCGCGCCGGCGCGGGTGGCCGCGATCCTGCCCACCGGCGGAAGCTGGATCATCGAGCTCGAGACCGGCAACGAGGTGATCTTCATGAATACCCACGTCGCGCCAGACGTGCGCGAGGGCGACCGGATGTATTTCCGCGTTCCGGCGCGCGCGCTCAACGTCTTCGACGCCAGGGGCGACCGTATCCGCGCGGCGGACGAGGTTCTGGCCGCGGCCGCCGCTTAA